A single region of the Saprospiraceae bacterium genome encodes:
- a CDS encoding histidine kinase codes for MLNLKNKRTNTSHPQPLVYHKTKFFNPRILGFSWVTPKSSFVLVLFLVVWFFAQKELLTSGEGGLLISFAFPFLLFTFLLFKFYFSFKAEQAKVIEDLRIKLSADLHDDVGAILSGLAMQAEILECFVAPAQKENVLHLAEMSRHAMAQMRDTVWALDARKDNWGGLIDRLHDHAAEILEPRQIAFSIKIEGINRQKNLAADIRQHLYLIGKEAITNAAKHSNADQLSILLRQKDDLLEMFIQDNGQLDENQSLKTSGLGLSNITHRAQQIGAKLSISQHNGFGISLCIRALA; via the coding sequence ATGTTAAATCTAAAAAACAAACGAACGAACACATCCCACCCTCAGCCTTTAGTATACCATAAAACCAAATTTTTCAACCCACGTATCCTAGGATTTTCCTGGGTAACCCCAAAAAGCAGTTTTGTATTAGTCTTATTTCTCGTAGTATGGTTCTTTGCACAAAAAGAACTGCTTACCTCAGGGGAAGGCGGGCTGCTAATTAGCTTTGCCTTTCCCTTCCTTCTTTTTACTTTTTTATTATTCAAGTTCTATTTCAGCTTTAAAGCAGAACAGGCCAAAGTCATTGAAGATTTGCGAATCAAACTTTCTGCTGACTTGCATGATGACGTTGGTGCCATTTTATCTGGATTGGCTATGCAGGCAGAAATACTGGAATGCTTTGTCGCACCTGCCCAAAAAGAAAATGTACTACACCTTGCTGAAATGAGTAGGCACGCCATGGCTCAGATGCGCGACACTGTTTGGGCCTTAGATGCCAGAAAAGACAATTGGGGAGGTCTCATCGATCGCTTACACGATCACGCAGCTGAAATTCTTGAACCCAGGCAAATTGCCTTTTCTATCAAAATCGAGGGCATCAACCGCCAAAAAAACCTCGCAGCAGACATCCGGCAACACCTTTACCTCATCGGAAAAGAAGCCATCACCAACGCCGCTAAACATTCTAATGCAGACCAATTGAGTATCCTGCTCCGGCAAAAAGACGACCTACTGGAAATGTTCATCCAAGATAATGGTCAGCTGGATGAAAATCAAAGTCTAAAAACTTCCGGTCTAGGTTTATCCAATATAACCCACCGAGCCCAGCAAATTGGCGCTAAACTCAGCATTAGCCAACACAATGGATTTGGGATTTCGCTGTGCATACGGGCTTTGGCATAA
- a CDS encoding BlaI/MecI/CopY family transcriptional regulator, translated as MRHLTKAQEEIMQLIWDIGECTVGDLRNEIEKRTGKKPPHSTVSAIVLALDKHAFLTHKTYGRTFVYQAAMTREQYGRRSLKDLITDYFGGSPNRLVAHLAKRENLDIDEVTDLLRKLEEE; from the coding sequence ATGCGTCATTTAACGAAAGCCCAGGAAGAAATAATGCAACTCATTTGGGACATTGGTGAGTGTACCGTCGGTGACCTCCGAAATGAGATTGAAAAACGAACTGGCAAAAAACCGCCACATAGTACCGTATCAGCCATCGTGTTGGCTTTGGATAAACACGCGTTTTTGACCCACAAAACCTACGGCCGCACCTTTGTCTACCAGGCTGCTATGACCCGCGAGCAGTACGGTCGCCGCTCCCTCAAAGACCTCATCACGGATTATTTTGGCGGTTCTCCTAATCGCCTGGTTGCCCACCTTGCCAAACGGGAAAACCTGGATATCGATGAAGTAACTGATCTCTTGCGTAAACTCGAAGAAGAATGA
- a CDS encoding M56 family metallopeptidase, protein MTGAWMEYLLRLTLIWAALLFYYHFFFSQNDNWALKRRFLLGAYLLGLVIPSLPAIGVATKNLPLSSIPLDTYFVVLNNPLIPQTEGPFAFSWPLLLLSIYLLGTLVQLIRLSRHFLQLWYWNREGIKSSFGSFKVVRHATISSPFAAGNRIFLPLHLAPKVEEVAYLHEAAHLQHAHTAERLPMILGQVFLWFHPLQWLFDRELSAVQEFQADEVVTQAISKKEYGHILIQQSMLPLDHWQPGLFASPLKKRIHMMIRKKNKQPWRSPQILIFLGLVSVLLFACSDLLGPAELRTKDILPYTQVDQQASLLTSPLDASKPGSSIDHTLLETIYKNIKYPASARQSGTQAQIKAEFVIDQNGKLNQLQVFEFKQNELEESLEKIVVVGYGDTSNDKAKRDTQALLKEVERVLQELPDWRPAKKEGKAVPVAIALGFHYKLE, encoded by the coding sequence ATGACAGGGGCCTGGATGGAATACCTGCTGCGATTGACGCTTATTTGGGCGGCACTGCTTTTCTATTATCATTTCTTCTTTTCCCAAAATGACAATTGGGCGTTGAAAAGGCGGTTCTTGCTAGGCGCCTATCTATTGGGGCTAGTCATCCCAAGCTTACCAGCCATAGGTGTCGCAACAAAGAATTTACCACTTAGCAGCATACCATTAGACACCTACTTTGTGGTGCTTAATAATCCGCTTATACCCCAAACGGAAGGCCCTTTCGCCTTTAGCTGGCCCTTGCTCCTATTGAGTATCTATCTATTGGGAACCTTGGTTCAATTGATCCGTCTAAGCCGACATTTCCTACAATTGTGGTATTGGAACAGAGAAGGTATAAAAAGTTCCTTTGGGTCCTTCAAAGTCGTTCGGCACGCAACCATCTCCTCCCCTTTTGCAGCTGGGAACCGTATTTTCTTACCCCTACACTTAGCACCCAAAGTAGAAGAGGTAGCCTATTTACACGAAGCTGCCCATTTACAACATGCACACACCGCAGAACGCTTGCCTATGATTTTAGGTCAAGTCTTTCTATGGTTCCATCCGCTGCAATGGCTGTTCGATCGGGAATTATCAGCAGTTCAAGAATTCCAGGCCGACGAAGTCGTCACCCAAGCCATTTCAAAAAAAGAATATGGTCATATCTTAATACAGCAGTCTATGCTTCCACTTGATCACTGGCAGCCCGGACTCTTTGCATCACCTTTAAAAAAACGAATTCATATGATGATTAGAAAGAAAAATAAGCAGCCTTGGCGTTCTCCTCAAATTTTGATCTTTTTAGGTCTAGTAAGTGTACTATTATTTGCTTGTAGTGACCTTTTGGGGCCTGCAGAATTACGGACAAAAGATATTCTTCCATATACTCAGGTAGACCAACAGGCGAGCCTCTTAACTAGTCCTTTAGACGCTTCTAAACCTGGCTCCAGTATTGACCACACGTTGTTAGAAACCATTTACAAAAACATCAAATATCCTGCCTCCGCCAGACAATCAGGAACCCAAGCACAAATCAAAGCCGAATTTGTAATTGATCAAAATGGTAAATTAAATCAGCTCCAAGTATTCGAATTTAAACAAAATGAATTAGAAGAGTCATTGGAAAAGATTGTGGTGGTCGGTTATGGAGACACTTCTAATGATAAAGCGAAGCGGGATACCCAAGCCCTGCTGAAGGAAGTAGAGCGGGTTTTACAGGAGTTACCAGATTGGCGGCCAGCGAAAAAGGAGGGAAAAGCCGTGCCAGTCGCTATAGCCTTGGGGTTTCATTATAAGCTGGAGTAA